A DNA window from Streptomyces sp. B21-083 contains the following coding sequences:
- a CDS encoding cytochrome P450 — MTPDPHSLTGTADTDLSPPPGCPAHGMGTGPGGLRRLYGPEAEDLGAVYEKLRAEHGAVAPALLHDDVPIWVVLGHGENMHMVRSPSQYCKDSRLWTPMRDGTVKPDHPLMPHFARQPICSHTEGDEHLRLRGAVTGAMSTIDNRGIRRYINRATQHLVNKFCTEGSADLVSQFAEHLPMAVMCEILGMPEEYGDRIVQAARDMLKGTETAIASNQYVMDALMRLTARRRAEPEDDFTSHLINHPAGLDDEEIGQHLRVVLIVAYESTANLLANVLRQVLTNPGFRARLNGGQMTVPEAVEQSLWDEPPFSTVFAYIAKQETELGGQRIRKGDGLLLGIAPGNVDPRVRPDLEANMQGNRSHLAFSGGPHECPGQDIGRAIADVGVDALLTRVPDIQLACDEDELRWRSSVANRHLVELPVKFAPRSPQEVMENPGVRPVPSQRPDNWQVGTEQPQHTASGPGVPAGEPESTSAPEPARRPGVFRRLLRWWRGD, encoded by the coding sequence GTGACGCCTGACCCCCACTCCCTGACCGGCACGGCCGACACCGACCTCAGCCCACCCCCCGGCTGCCCCGCCCACGGCATGGGCACCGGCCCCGGCGGCCTGCGCCGGCTGTACGGCCCCGAGGCCGAGGACCTGGGAGCCGTGTACGAGAAACTCCGCGCCGAACACGGCGCGGTGGCCCCCGCGCTGCTCCATGACGACGTGCCGATCTGGGTGGTGCTGGGGCATGGCGAGAACATGCACATGGTGCGCAGCCCGTCGCAGTACTGCAAGGACAGCCGTCTGTGGACGCCCATGCGGGACGGGACGGTCAAGCCCGACCACCCGCTCATGCCGCACTTCGCACGGCAGCCCATCTGCAGCCACACCGAGGGCGACGAGCACCTGCGGCTGCGCGGCGCGGTCACCGGCGCCATGTCGACCATCGACAACCGAGGCATCCGCCGCTACATCAACCGCGCGACCCAGCACCTCGTCAACAAGTTCTGTACGGAGGGCAGCGCCGACCTGGTCAGCCAGTTCGCCGAGCATCTGCCGATGGCAGTGATGTGCGAGATCCTCGGCATGCCCGAGGAGTACGGCGACCGGATCGTGCAGGCCGCCCGCGACATGCTCAAGGGCACCGAGACCGCGATCGCAAGCAACCAGTACGTCATGGACGCCCTGATGCGGCTCACCGCCCGCCGCCGGGCCGAGCCCGAGGACGACTTCACCAGCCACCTCATCAACCACCCGGCGGGCCTCGACGACGAGGAGATCGGCCAGCACCTGCGCGTCGTCCTGATCGTCGCGTACGAGAGCACCGCCAACCTGCTCGCCAATGTACTGCGGCAAGTGCTCACCAACCCCGGGTTCCGTGCCCGGCTCAACGGCGGCCAGATGACGGTGCCCGAAGCGGTCGAACAGTCCCTGTGGGACGAGCCGCCGTTCAGCACGGTCTTCGCCTACATCGCCAAGCAGGAGACCGAGCTGGGCGGCCAGCGCATCCGCAAGGGTGACGGACTGCTCCTGGGCATCGCACCGGGCAACGTCGACCCGCGGGTCCGCCCCGATCTCGAAGCCAACATGCAGGGCAACCGCTCCCACCTCGCGTTCAGCGGCGGCCCGCACGAGTGCCCGGGCCAGGACATCGGCCGCGCCATCGCCGACGTCGGCGTCGACGCGCTGCTGACCCGCGTTCCCGACATCCAACTCGCCTGTGATGAGGATGAGTTGCGCTGGCGGTCGTCCGTCGCGAATCGCCACCTGGTGGAACTGCCGGTGAAGTTCGCGCCGAGGTCCCCGCAGGAGGTCATGGAGAACCCCGGCGTCAGGCCGGTGCCGTCACAGCGCCCGGACAACTGGCAGGTCGGCACGGAGCAGCCGCAGCACACGGCGTCGGGGCCTGGGGTCCCGGCCGGCGAGCCCGAGTCGACGTCGGCACCCGAACCGGCGCGCCGACCGGGCGTGTTCCGGCGTCTGCTGCGTTGGTGGCGCGGCGACTGA
- a CDS encoding RluA family pseudouridine synthase has product MRRRTPPPPSPLPQRDGVDPVRVRLPAGDTWPTVRDHLDARLAAGAGVIDEMLDAGLIVDIAGRPVPRDMAYVPGMFVWFHRELPDEEQVPFPVDVLYRDDHVVVADKPHFLATIPRGSHVAETALARLRRQLGIPTLGAAHRLDRLTAGVVLFTVRPEERGAYQSLFRDKRVTKEYESVAPYDPALALPRTVHSRIVKERGVMAAREVEGEPNAVSRIELLEHGYGRARYRLMPRTGQTHQLRVHMSALGVPILGDPLYPEVTGPVAAGDFRRPLQLLARVLEFTDPVTGREHRFVSPRVLRAWSSYHEWAG; this is encoded by the coding sequence ATGAGACGCCGCACCCCGCCCCCGCCCTCTCCCCTGCCGCAGCGCGACGGAGTGGATCCGGTGCGCGTTCGCCTGCCGGCCGGGGATACGTGGCCGACCGTACGAGATCATCTCGATGCTCGGCTCGCGGCAGGGGCCGGCGTCATCGACGAAATGCTCGACGCGGGCCTGATCGTGGACATCGCCGGGCGTCCGGTGCCGCGGGACATGGCGTATGTGCCGGGGATGTTCGTCTGGTTCCACCGGGAGCTGCCCGATGAGGAACAGGTGCCCTTCCCGGTCGACGTCCTGTACCGGGACGATCACGTGGTGGTGGCCGACAAGCCTCATTTTCTGGCCACCATCCCGCGCGGCAGCCATGTCGCCGAGACGGCCCTGGCCCGGCTGCGAAGGCAGCTGGGCATCCCGACTCTCGGCGCGGCACACCGACTGGACCGGCTGACGGCCGGGGTGGTGCTGTTCACCGTGCGACCCGAGGAACGCGGCGCGTATCAGTCGCTGTTCCGGGACAAGCGGGTGACGAAGGAGTACGAGTCCGTGGCGCCGTACGATCCCGCGCTGGCCCTGCCCCGCACCGTACACAGCCGGATCGTCAAGGAGCGCGGGGTCATGGCGGCCCGCGAGGTCGAGGGCGAGCCCAATGCCGTCAGCCGGATCGAGTTGCTGGAGCACGGGTACGGGCGTGCCCGGTACCGGCTGATGCCACGTACCGGGCAGACGCACCAACTAAGGGTGCACATGAGCGCGTTGGGGGTGCCGATCCTCGGCGATCCCCTCTATCCGGAAGTCACCGGCCCTGTGGCGGCAGGTGACTTCCGCCGTCCGCTCCAACTACTGGCGCGGGTCCTTGAGTTCACCGATCCGGTCACGGGCCGCGAGCACCGGTTCGTCAGCCCACGGGTGCTGCGGGCCTGGTCGTCGTACCACGAGTGGGCCGGATAG
- a CDS encoding amino acid permease yields MTTTASPDVRPDPPDQSVDRSLAEFGYPQELHRSLGRYASFAAGFSFISVLTTVFQFFAFGYAFGGPVFFWAWPAVLIGQLLVAACFAELAARYPISGAIYQWSSRLSNLTFGWFAGWIMVIGQIVVVAAAALALQVVMPAIWSGFQLVGDDPAPTSASGAANAAILGVLLLALTTLVNVLDNRVMSLINRVGVTAEIIGAFLIIVLLFTHSERTPGITFHTGTALQSGLTGALLVGSFTAAYVMIGFDSAGEMSEETHHPRRTAPRTILTALASAGLLGGLIILAGLLAAPSLTDGRLGVEGLSYVLTSSLGDGVGRALLVDVVVAIAVATLAIQTAACRMLFSMARDGQLPFSARLAKVNPRTGMPNAPALVVGVLAATLLLLNFASPEAFLAIGTTCIVMLYLAYAMVTGPLLAQRLKGTFTADGTDETGKPLFSLGRWGIPVNALALLYGLFMTVNLAWPRAAVYDPAGGHWYFQWFTVLFLVVTVGGGGLYRLVRARRVRSAERT; encoded by the coding sequence GTGACCACGACCGCTTCCCCCGACGTACGCCCCGATCCGCCGGATCAGTCCGTCGACCGCTCCCTGGCCGAGTTCGGCTACCCCCAGGAACTGCACCGCAGCCTCGGCCGGTACGCCTCGTTCGCCGCCGGGTTCTCCTTCATCTCCGTCCTGACGACGGTCTTCCAGTTCTTCGCCTTCGGATACGCGTTCGGCGGCCCCGTCTTCTTCTGGGCCTGGCCCGCCGTACTGATCGGCCAGTTGCTGGTCGCCGCGTGCTTCGCGGAACTGGCCGCGCGGTATCCGATCTCGGGTGCGATCTACCAGTGGTCGTCGCGGCTCTCGAACCTCACCTTCGGCTGGTTCGCCGGCTGGATCATGGTGATCGGGCAGATCGTGGTGGTCGCGGCGGCGGCGCTCGCGCTCCAGGTCGTCATGCCGGCCATCTGGTCAGGCTTCCAGCTGGTCGGCGACGACCCGGCCCCGACCTCGGCGAGCGGCGCGGCCAACGCGGCGATTCTCGGCGTGCTCCTGCTGGCCCTCACCACCTTGGTGAACGTCCTGGACAACCGTGTGATGTCCCTGATCAACCGGGTCGGTGTGACCGCCGAGATCATCGGCGCCTTCCTGATCATCGTGCTCCTGTTCACCCACTCCGAGCGCACCCCCGGCATCACCTTCCACACGGGTACGGCACTGCAGTCCGGCCTGACCGGGGCGCTGCTGGTGGGTTCGTTCACGGCGGCGTACGTGATGATCGGGTTCGACAGCGCGGGCGAGATGAGCGAGGAGACACACCATCCCCGGCGCACCGCACCCCGTACGATCCTCACCGCGCTCGCCTCGGCCGGCCTGCTGGGCGGGCTGATCATCCTCGCCGGCCTGCTCGCCGCGCCGAGCCTCACCGACGGCCGGCTCGGCGTCGAGGGCCTGAGCTACGTCCTGACGAGCAGCCTCGGCGACGGGGTGGGCCGCGCCCTGCTGGTCGACGTGGTGGTGGCCATCGCGGTGGCGACGCTCGCGATCCAGACGGCGGCCTGCCGGATGCTGTTCTCGATGGCCCGCGACGGCCAACTGCCGTTCTCGGCCCGCCTCGCGAAGGTCAACCCGCGCACGGGCATGCCGAACGCCCCCGCCCTGGTCGTCGGCGTTCTGGCGGCGACCCTGCTCCTCCTCAACTTCGCCTCCCCGGAGGCCTTCCTGGCCATCGGCACCACCTGCATCGTGATGCTGTACCTGGCGTACGCGATGGTCACCGGCCCCCTCCTCGCCCAGCGCCTGAAGGGCACCTTCACCGCCGACGGCACCGACGAGACCGGCAAGCCCCTCTTCTCCCTGGGCCGCTGGGGCATCCCGGTGAACGCCCTCGCCCTCCTCTACGGCCTCTTCATGACCGTCAACCTGGCCTGGCCCCGCGCGGCGGTGTACGACCCGGCGGGCGGACACTGGTACTTCCAGTGGTTCACCGTGCTGTTCCTTGTGGTCACCGTGGGGGGCGGCGGTTTGTACCGGCTTGTGCGTGCGCGGCGGGTGCGGTCTGCCGAGAGGACTTGA
- a CDS encoding DUF742 domain-containing protein translates to MTPPQRRRRYPVKQEPPPELLQQSTVAAEGAAGQEGAAGKEGEPKEGERKNPERLYVLTGAAQGGERASLDLVTLIVACAEPPPAAPPEQSALLRLCKDPLSVAELSAYLNLPFSVVTVLLTELLTAELVQARYPLIRESLADRSLLEAVMHGLQKL, encoded by the coding sequence ATGACTCCTCCGCAGCGCCGACGGCGCTACCCCGTCAAGCAGGAACCTCCGCCCGAGCTGCTTCAGCAGAGCACGGTCGCCGCGGAGGGCGCAGCAGGCCAAGAGGGCGCGGCGGGCAAGGAAGGGGAGCCCAAGGAAGGGGAGCGCAAGAACCCCGAACGGCTCTATGTGCTCACCGGCGCGGCCCAGGGCGGCGAGCGAGCCTCCCTCGACCTCGTCACGTTAATCGTGGCGTGCGCCGAGCCCCCGCCCGCCGCTCCGCCGGAGCAGTCGGCGCTGCTCCGCCTCTGCAAGGACCCTCTGTCCGTGGCCGAGCTCTCGGCATACCTCAACCTGCCGTTCAGCGTGGTGACCGTCCTGCTCACCGAGCTGCTGACGGCCGAACTGGTCCAGGCGCGCTACCCGCTCATCCGCGAGTCGCTCGCCGACCGTTCCCTCCTCGAAGCGGTGATGCATGGACTTCAAAAGCTCTGA
- a CDS encoding terpene synthase family protein, with protein MNSDTSTRIWSVPSVLCPFPVTYNEPAARRADEDIVAWALSLDLFPGQRAELNGYRFGTFAALTHPDAVDHDHLMLVARNMTALFAADDHYCDEGIEGVRLAMSASRLAGALTALENGARLPDCPSIEGFVGSDPVAHALRETAEHITRLGTPTQVGRLRHETTATFLAMAAENSWRIARHVPDPAEYLAHRKYNGAMACLVLIDVAGGYELPARDWEEPGVRSLSLAASLMIMLVNDLYSVAKESADIGSHSLPTVLSARHGWSLERSMCATGELHDNLMRAYLRLEPDVARDASPELTRYLAGLRHWMRGNLEWHTLTGRHNNRAGRPTPKTGPDGPTHDRVKDDKHYSSAAGVCPHCGDRHHSATAVA; from the coding sequence ATGAATAGCGACACCTCCACGCGGATTTGGTCAGTGCCGAGTGTGTTGTGCCCCTTTCCGGTCACGTACAACGAGCCAGCGGCTCGCAGGGCGGACGAGGACATAGTCGCTTGGGCGCTGAGCCTTGATCTCTTCCCGGGGCAACGCGCCGAGCTGAACGGATACCGCTTCGGCACTTTCGCCGCGCTCACACACCCTGACGCGGTCGACCACGATCACCTGATGCTCGTGGCCCGCAACATGACCGCCCTGTTCGCCGCGGACGACCACTACTGCGACGAGGGCATAGAAGGCGTCCGCCTCGCCATGAGTGCCTCACGGCTCGCGGGGGCGTTGACCGCGCTGGAGAACGGCGCCCGGCTGCCCGACTGCCCCTCGATCGAGGGCTTTGTCGGCAGTGACCCAGTGGCGCATGCCCTCCGCGAGACAGCGGAACACATCACACGCTTGGGCACGCCGACGCAAGTAGGCCGTCTGCGCCACGAGACAACCGCTACGTTCTTGGCGATGGCGGCGGAAAACTCGTGGCGTATCGCCAGGCACGTTCCCGATCCCGCGGAATACTTGGCTCATCGCAAGTACAACGGGGCCATGGCATGCCTGGTACTGATCGATGTCGCCGGGGGCTACGAACTGCCCGCCCGCGACTGGGAAGAGCCTGGTGTCCGATCTCTGTCGCTCGCCGCCTCATTGATGATCATGCTGGTGAACGACTTGTATTCGGTCGCCAAGGAAAGTGCCGACATCGGCAGCCACAGCTTGCCCACAGTGCTCTCCGCACGCCACGGGTGGTCTCTCGAACGGAGCATGTGCGCGACGGGCGAACTGCACGACAACCTCATGCGTGCCTATCTGCGTCTGGAACCCGATGTCGCGCGCGACGCCTCGCCCGAACTCACCCGCTATCTCGCCGGACTGCGGCACTGGATGCGGGGGAATCTCGAATGGCACACCCTCACAGGACGACACAACAATCGCGCGGGACGCCCGACCCCCAAGACAGGACCTGACGGTCCCACCCACGACCGCGTCAAGGACGACAAGCACTACTCGTCCGCCGCAGGTGTCTGTCCCCACTGCGGAGACCGACACCACTCAGCCACAGCTGTTGCGTAG
- a CDS encoding siderophore-interacting protein, whose translation MAERPERRAPKAHSAQVVRTERLTPHMQRVVLGGDGLAEFTAGTRTDHYVKLQFPAEGVTYPEPFDMQRVREEFPRDQWPVTRTYTVRAWDPELRELTLDFVLHGDEGLAGPWAMRVQPGETVLFGGPGGAYAPDPDADWHLLVGDESALPAIACALEALPDGAKAYAFVEVAGPEEEQKIDSDVEVRWLHRGERPLGQALVEAVSGLEFPAGRVQAFVHGEASFVKDLRRLLRVEHEIPREDLSISGYWRLGHNEDGWQATKRDWNARVEAEQEAAAPTAS comes from the coding sequence ATGGCAGAGCGCCCGGAACGCAGGGCTCCGAAGGCCCACTCCGCGCAGGTCGTCCGCACCGAGCGACTGACGCCGCACATGCAGCGCGTGGTTCTGGGCGGCGACGGCCTCGCCGAGTTCACCGCCGGCACACGCACCGACCACTACGTGAAGCTGCAGTTCCCGGCCGAGGGCGTCACCTACCCGGAGCCCTTCGACATGCAGCGCGTCCGCGAAGAGTTCCCGCGCGACCAGTGGCCCGTGACCCGCACCTACACGGTGCGCGCCTGGGACCCCGAACTGCGCGAGCTGACCCTCGACTTCGTCCTGCACGGCGACGAGGGTCTCGCCGGCCCCTGGGCGATGCGCGTACAGCCGGGCGAGACGGTCCTCTTCGGCGGCCCCGGCGGGGCGTACGCCCCCGACCCCGACGCCGACTGGCATCTGCTCGTCGGCGACGAGAGCGCGCTGCCGGCGATCGCCTGCGCCCTGGAGGCGCTGCCCGACGGCGCGAAGGCCTACGCCTTCGTGGAGGTCGCCGGCCCCGAGGAGGAGCAGAAGATCGACTCCGACGTGGAGGTCCGCTGGCTGCACCGCGGCGAACGCCCCCTCGGCCAGGCCCTCGTCGAAGCCGTGAGCGGCCTGGAGTTCCCCGCGGGCCGGGTGCAGGCGTTCGTGCACGGCGAGGCGTCCTTCGTGAAGGACCTGCGCCGACTGCTGCGGGTGGAGCACGAGATCCCGCGCGAGGATCTCTCGATCTCCGGCTACTGGCGCCTCGGCCACAACGAGGACGGCTGGCAGGCGACCAAGCGGGACTGGAACGCACGGGTGGAGGCGGAGCAGGAGGCCGCCGCCCCGACGGCCTCCTGA
- a CDS encoding TetR/AcrR family transcriptional regulator: protein MGTTGGPGGRRVGRPRAAQRPDSGLAPRAELLTAAAELFTTRGYAATTTRTIAERAGMRQASMYHYVSGKEELLAELLESTVTPSLTYARGLLADDAAPAEGRLWKLCRTDVELLCGGPYNLGGLYLLPEVRAERFAGFHAVRAELKDAYRQLLAATATGGVLAKGELELRTDLLFGLIEGVILVHRSGPERPVAVFAEAAADAALRIAGI, encoded by the coding sequence ATGGGAACGACGGGCGGGCCGGGCGGACGGCGGGTCGGCAGGCCGCGGGCCGCGCAGCGGCCGGACAGCGGGCTCGCCCCGCGTGCGGAACTCCTCACCGCGGCCGCCGAGTTGTTCACCACCCGCGGCTACGCGGCCACCACCACCCGGACCATTGCCGAGCGGGCGGGGATGCGTCAGGCGTCCATGTACCACTACGTCTCCGGCAAGGAGGAGCTGCTCGCCGAGCTCCTGGAGTCCACCGTCACGCCCTCGTTGACGTACGCCCGCGGGCTGCTGGCCGACGACGCCGCCCCGGCCGAGGGCCGGTTGTGGAAGCTGTGCCGCACCGACGTCGAGCTGCTCTGCGGCGGCCCGTACAACCTCGGGGGTCTCTACCTCCTCCCCGAGGTGCGTGCCGAACGCTTCGCCGGTTTCCACGCCGTACGGGCCGAACTCAAGGACGCCTACCGGCAGTTGCTCGCCGCGACGGCCACCGGGGGAGTGCTCGCCAAGGGTGAGCTGGAACTGCGGACGGATCTGCTCTTCGGGCTGATCGAGGGCGTCATCCTCGTGCACCGCTCCGGCCCCGAGCGCCCGGTCGCCGTCTTCGCGGAAGCCGCGGCGGACGCGGCACTGCGCATCGCCGGTATCTGA
- a CDS encoding roadblock/LC7 domain-containing protein has product MISQRANFDWMLKELADGVPGIQQIVVLSADGLRIARYGGDPDAADRVAAACAGLQSLAGAVAHEIPDSDGTMRMVIIEVTGGYFYLMAAGPNAYLAVLANVVAEPGNMSNHMRDLVVRIGAHLTSPPRRNGQTV; this is encoded by the coding sequence GTGATCTCGCAGCGAGCCAACTTCGACTGGATGCTCAAGGAGCTCGCCGACGGCGTACCCGGCATCCAGCAGATCGTGGTGCTCTCCGCCGACGGCCTGCGCATCGCGCGCTACGGCGGCGACCCCGACGCCGCCGACCGTGTCGCCGCCGCCTGTGCGGGGCTGCAGAGCCTCGCCGGCGCCGTCGCGCACGAGATCCCGGACAGCGACGGCACGATGCGCATGGTCATCATCGAGGTCACCGGCGGCTACTTCTACCTGATGGCCGCCGGCCCCAACGCCTATCTCGCGGTCCTCGCCAACGTGGTCGCCGAACCCGGCAACATGAGCAACCACATGCGCGACCTCGTCGTCCGCATCGGCGCCCACCTCACCAGTCCGCCCCGGCGGAACGGGCAGACCGTATGA
- a CDS encoding GTP-binding protein, with protein MDFKSSDTIPGPRTEDRLPSSTQAAVKIVIVGGFGVGKTTMVGSVSEIRPLTTEETMTQAGIGVDDNYGSDSKTATTVAMDFGRISITDQLVLYLFGTPGQERFWFLWNGLFEGALGAVVLIDTRRLEVSFDVIGRLEERGVPFVIAVNSFPDAPRYPVEDLRSALDLAPEIPIVECDARRRASSRDTLMTLMRFLHSLEMTKASV; from the coding sequence ATGGACTTCAAAAGCTCTGACACCATCCCGGGCCCACGGACCGAGGACCGCCTGCCGTCGAGCACCCAGGCCGCGGTGAAGATCGTGATCGTGGGCGGATTCGGCGTCGGCAAGACGACCATGGTCGGCTCGGTGAGCGAGATCAGGCCGCTGACCACCGAAGAGACCATGACGCAGGCCGGCATCGGCGTCGACGACAACTACGGCTCCGATTCCAAGACGGCCACCACCGTGGCCATGGACTTCGGCCGCATCAGCATCACCGACCAACTGGTCCTTTACCTGTTCGGCACCCCGGGCCAGGAACGCTTCTGGTTCCTGTGGAACGGCCTGTTCGAAGGCGCCCTCGGCGCGGTCGTCCTGATCGACACCCGGCGCCTGGAAGTGAGCTTCGACGTCATAGGGCGACTGGAGGAACGGGGCGTGCCCTTCGTCATCGCCGTCAACTCCTTCCCGGACGCGCCCCGTTACCCGGTCGAGGACCTGCGCTCGGCCCTCGACCTGGCCCCGGAGATCCCCATCGTGGAGTGCGACGCACGCAGGCGGGCCTCCAGCCGGGACACGCTCATGACGCTGATGCGCTTTCTGCACTCGCTGGAGATGACGAAGGCGTCCGTCTGA
- a CDS encoding 5'-3' exonuclease: protein MRGVTGRLMLLDTASLYFRAYFGVPESVKAPDGTPVNAVRGLLEFIDRLVKDHEPDHLVACMDADWRPQWRVDLIPSYKAHRVAEEREAGPDEEEVPDTLSPQVPVIEAVLDAVGIARVGVAGYEADDVIGTFTARAVGPVDIVTGDRDLYQLVDDARGVRVLYPLKGVGTLQLTDEAWLRERYGVDGKGYADLALLRGDPSDGLPGVPGIGEKTAAKLLAEFGDVAGIMAAVDDPKAKLTPSQRKRLDESRPYVAVAPKVVLVAGDVPLPDVNTAVPRAPRDPATLDALAARWGLGGSLERLLTTLGR from the coding sequence ATGCGAGGCGTGACCGGACGACTGATGCTTCTCGACACCGCCTCGCTCTATTTCCGCGCCTACTTCGGCGTCCCGGAGTCCGTGAAGGCTCCGGACGGCACGCCGGTGAACGCCGTGCGCGGGCTGCTCGAATTCATCGACCGGCTGGTCAAGGACCATGAGCCGGACCACTTGGTGGCGTGCATGGACGCGGACTGGCGTCCACAGTGGCGGGTCGACCTGATCCCCTCGTACAAGGCCCACCGCGTCGCCGAGGAGCGCGAGGCGGGGCCGGACGAGGAGGAGGTGCCGGACACCCTGTCGCCACAGGTACCGGTCATCGAAGCGGTGCTGGACGCGGTCGGCATCGCGCGCGTGGGCGTCGCGGGCTACGAGGCGGACGATGTGATCGGCACCTTCACCGCGCGCGCGGTGGGCCCCGTCGACATCGTCACCGGCGACCGGGACCTGTACCAGCTGGTCGACGACGCGCGCGGGGTGCGCGTCCTGTACCCGCTCAAGGGCGTGGGCACCCTGCAACTGACCGACGAGGCCTGGCTGCGCGAGAGGTATGGGGTGGACGGGAAGGGGTACGCGGATCTGGCGCTGCTGCGCGGCGACCCGAGCGACGGCCTGCCGGGCGTGCCGGGCATCGGCGAGAAGACGGCCGCGAAGCTGCTGGCCGAGTTCGGCGACGTGGCCGGGATCATGGCCGCGGTCGACGACCCGAAGGCGAAGCTGACACCGTCGCAGCGCAAGCGGCTCGACGAGTCGCGGCCGTACGTGGCGGTCGCGCCCAAGGTCGTCCTGGTGGCCGGCGACGTGCCGCTGCCGGATGTCAACACGGCGGTGCCGCGTGCCCCTCGCGACCCCGCGACGCTCGACGCGCTCGCTGCCCGCTGGGGACTTGGGGGTTCGCTGGAGAGATTGCTCACGACACTCGGAAGGTGA
- a CDS encoding sensor histidine kinase has protein sequence MVSVQSPPGGRELPYARVLLLPAIAMAGATGAAAALVTGPVRAAVGWCGAIATVLVVAVAAEVVRRGRTVRGLRAEHARHTAYLERRIAAHDEEFLRFGTEVLPYGLHLLRVAGSPSGVIRELRGPDSPYRELPVPQRKLLERVLEIIDREESMRDGAQRAFVSIARRVQAIVHQQANELREMEEDHGRNPEVFDDLLRIDHGTALIGRLADSISVLGGGRPGRQWPQPVALYSVLRGAMSRILEYRRIDLSSIAKVNVDGNSVEPLIHAAAELLDNATRYSPPHTKVHVTATEVQTGIAIEIEDAGVSLSEESRKRAEVMIARAQAGFDLNDLGESPRLGLAVVGRLCESYKMQISLRQSAYGGVRAVLVVPSDMLTGDPAPGLAHGIGATAAPKIELGALEGPKRPPKKRRPTTGPRIPASVSMEDDVPEVTEWTENGLPQRRSRVKTPLSERYARSRASEAALEADPELRKLWEPKSQKKKKDDEPLPGLWVEAFMEGLKGDPDPTAFTRNPDDPKMFSGHPDDAVDFTAFPAADPTALGRHPDDQAAFGGHREDPTAASATNQQPAHAEADDEGDLK, from the coding sequence ATGGTGAGTGTTCAATCGCCTCCCGGTGGCCGTGAACTTCCCTACGCGCGCGTGCTGTTGCTGCCTGCCATAGCAATGGCCGGCGCGACCGGAGCCGCCGCCGCCCTGGTGACCGGGCCGGTCCGCGCCGCCGTCGGCTGGTGCGGAGCCATCGCCACGGTCCTGGTCGTCGCGGTCGCCGCCGAAGTGGTCCGCCGTGGCCGTACCGTCCGTGGTCTGCGGGCCGAGCACGCCCGTCACACCGCGTATCTGGAGCGGCGCATCGCCGCCCACGACGAGGAGTTCCTCCGGTTCGGCACAGAAGTCCTGCCGTACGGGCTCCATCTGCTGCGCGTCGCCGGTTCACCCTCAGGGGTGATTCGCGAACTGCGTGGACCGGACTCCCCGTACCGCGAACTCCCGGTTCCGCAGCGCAAACTGCTGGAGCGGGTCCTGGAGATCATCGACCGCGAGGAGTCCATGCGGGACGGCGCGCAGCGCGCGTTCGTCAGCATCGCCCGGCGCGTTCAGGCGATCGTCCACCAGCAGGCCAACGAACTCCGGGAGATGGAGGAGGACCACGGCCGCAACCCCGAGGTCTTCGACGACCTCCTGCGCATCGACCACGGCACCGCGCTGATCGGCCGCCTCGCCGACTCCATCTCCGTGCTCGGCGGCGGCCGGCCCGGGCGCCAGTGGCCCCAGCCCGTCGCGCTGTACAGCGTGCTGCGCGGCGCGATGTCCCGGATCCTGGAGTACCGGCGTATCGACCTGAGTTCCATCGCGAAGGTCAACGTCGACGGCAACTCCGTCGAACCGCTCATCCACGCCGCGGCCGAACTCCTCGACAACGCCACGCGCTACTCGCCGCCCCACACCAAGGTGCATGTCACCGCGACCGAGGTGCAGACCGGCATCGCCATCGAGATCGAGGACGCCGGCGTCAGCCTCAGCGAGGAGTCCCGCAAGCGCGCCGAGGTCATGATCGCCCGCGCCCAGGCCGGTTTCGACCTCAACGACCTCGGAGAGTCCCCGCGCCTCGGCCTGGCGGTCGTAGGGCGCCTCTGCGAGTCGTACAAGATGCAGATCTCGCTCAGGCAGTCCGCGTACGGCGGTGTCCGCGCCGTACTGGTCGTGCCGTCCGACATGCTCACCGGCGACCCCGCGCCCGGACTCGCCCACGGCATCGGCGCCACCGCCGCGCCCAAGATCGAACTCGGTGCGCTGGAAGGCCCCAAGCGCCCGCCCAAGAAGCGCCGCCCCACGACGGGCCCGCGGATCCCGGCGTCGGTCTCCATGGAGGACGACGTCCCGGAGGTCACCGAGTGGACCGAGAACGGTCTGCCGCAGCGCCGCAGCCGGGTCAAGACCCCGCTGAGCGAGCGGTACGCCCGGTCCAGGGCGTCCGAGGCCGCGTTGGAGGCCGACCCCGAGCTCCGCAAACTGTGGGAGCCCAAGTCGCAGAAGAAGAAAAAGGACGACGAACCCCTGCCCGGCCTGTGGGTCGAGGCGTTCATGGAGGGCCTCAAGGGCGACCCGGACCCCACGGCCTTCACCAGGAACCCCGACGACCCGAAGATGTTCTCCGGCCACCCGGACGACGCGGTCGACTTCACCGCGTTCCCGGCCGCCGACCCCACGGCCCTCGGCCGTCACCCGGACGACCAAGCGGCCTTCGGCGGCCACCGGGAAGACCCGACCGCCGCGAGTGCGACCAACCAGCAGCCGGCCCACGCTGAGGCCGACGACGAGGGGGACCTCAAGTGA